In Rhizobium sp. WSM4643, the following are encoded in one genomic region:
- a CDS encoding phosphopentomutase: MARAFLFVLDSFGIGGAPDAAAYGDEGADTLGHIAEFCAAGAGDRTGLREGPLSLPNMSELGLMHIARSASGRFPAGMPVPEKVYGIYGAATEISRGKDTPSGHWEIAGTPVSFDWGYFPREGDAFPPEFIETLCREADVPGILGNCHASGTEIIARLGEEHIRTGKPICYTSSDSVFQVAAHEVHFGLDRLLAFCHLARGLLDPYNIGRVIARPFIGQSTSSFQRTGNRRDFSVLPPEPTLLDRLIEHGRHVHAVGKIGDIFAHQGVSRVIKANGNEALMDASLSAIDEAEDGDLVFTNFVDFDMIYGHRRDVPGYAAALEAFDARLPEVHKKLNPGDLVVLTADHGCDPTWRGTDHTRERVPVIAYGPGIRSRSIGVRRSYADIGESIARHLGIAAGPHGRSFL, encoded by the coding sequence ATGGCGCGTGCCTTTCTTTTCGTTCTGGATTCCTTCGGCATTGGCGGAGCGCCGGATGCGGCGGCCTATGGCGACGAAGGCGCCGATACGCTCGGCCATATCGCCGAGTTCTGCGCAGCCGGAGCCGGGGACCGCACCGGATTGCGCGAAGGGCCGCTTTCCCTGCCCAACATGTCGGAACTCGGGCTGATGCATATCGCCCGGTCCGCTTCCGGCCGGTTTCCGGCCGGCATGCCCGTCCCGGAAAAGGTCTACGGTATTTATGGCGCCGCCACCGAAATCTCCCGTGGCAAGGATACGCCATCAGGTCATTGGGAGATCGCGGGAACACCTGTCAGTTTCGATTGGGGTTATTTCCCGAGGGAGGGCGACGCCTTTCCTCCAGAATTCATCGAGACATTGTGCAGGGAGGCTGACGTGCCCGGCATCCTCGGCAATTGCCATGCCTCGGGAACGGAGATCATTGCCCGGCTCGGCGAGGAGCATATCCGCACCGGCAAGCCGATCTGCTACACCTCCTCGGATTCGGTCTTCCAGGTCGCGGCGCATGAGGTGCATTTCGGCCTCGATCGTCTGCTCGCCTTCTGCCATTTGGCCCGGGGACTGCTCGATCCCTACAATATCGGCCGCGTCATCGCCCGGCCCTTTATCGGCCAGTCTACCTCTTCCTTCCAGCGCACCGGAAACCGGCGCGACTTTTCCGTGCTGCCGCCGGAACCGACGCTGCTCGACCGTCTTATCGAGCACGGACGGCACGTGCATGCTGTCGGAAAGATCGGCGACATCTTCGCGCATCAGGGCGTTTCCAGGGTCATCAAGGCGAACGGCAATGAGGCGCTGATGGATGCGTCGCTCTCGGCGATCGACGAGGCTGAGGATGGCGATCTCGTCTTCACCAATTTCGTCGATTTCGACATGATCTACGGCCATCGCCGCGATGTGCCGGGTTATGCCGCGGCACTCGAAGCCTTCGATGCGCGCTTGCCCGAAGTCCACAAGAAACTGAACCCCGGCGATCTCGTCGTGCTCACCGCCGATCATGGCTGCGATCCGACCTGGCGCGGCACGGATCATACGCGCGAGCGCGTGCCTGTTATCGCCTATGGCCCCGGCATCCGGTCGCGTTCGATCGGCGTGCGCCGCAGCTATGCCGATATCGGCGAGAGCATCGCCCGGCATCTCGGCATCGCGGCCGGACCGCACGGAAGGAGTTTTCTGTGA
- a CDS encoding TadE/TadG family type IV pilus assembly protein — MALRNPFTRLVLMARRLIRDRKGAGAIEFAILFPVLIMLYIGAFEITIGLSVSKRVTRAAGTVADLITQQQSVTKSALAQMPSVATAIFVPYNSTALTLKITGITIDASANAKVLWSWAKDGTVPYAKNATVSNVPSDMKTANSFLVRTELSIPYTMFLFAPNFMPDGMRTITISRSYFYRQRQGDSIPCGDC; from the coding sequence ATGGCGTTGCGCAACCCGTTCACCAGACTGGTCCTGATGGCGCGGCGGCTCATCCGAGACCGCAAGGGCGCCGGAGCGATCGAATTCGCGATCCTCTTTCCCGTGCTCATCATGCTTTATATCGGCGCTTTCGAGATCACCATCGGCCTCAGCGTCAGCAAGCGCGTGACACGCGCCGCAGGAACGGTGGCCGACCTCATCACCCAGCAGCAATCCGTCACGAAGAGCGCGCTCGCGCAGATGCCGTCGGTCGCAACGGCGATCTTCGTGCCCTACAATTCGACGGCGCTGACGCTGAAGATCACGGGGATTACCATCGATGCCAGCGCCAATGCGAAGGTGCTCTGGTCCTGGGCAAAGGACGGGACGGTGCCCTATGCCAAGAACGCCACAGTGAGCAACGTGCCATCGGACATGAAGACGGCGAACAGCTTCCTGGTCCGCACCGAGCTCAGCATCCCCTATACGATGTTCCTGTTCGCCCCGAATTTCATGCCGGACGGCATGCGCACGATTACCATCAGCCGCAGTTATTTCTACCGCCAGCGGCAAGGCGACTCGATTCCTTGCGGCGACTGCTGA
- a CDS encoding TadE/TadG family type IV pilus assembly protein has protein sequence MTVIDQKTDEGRAFTPSRFLRFRALAGSREGAAAIEFALLAIPYFLVIFAILETFVAFAAEELVSNGVDTMSRRMRTGQITYNLGRTTDMNQAQFRQAFCDEISILIRCSASEVATPSKLYLDVQTFSAFSAIPTTIPKLSTDRYADINTAAFKYAPGGAGTINMVRAYYRWEIITDLVRPYISTIRPSDGSMPSQYLIVATAAFQNEQYP, from the coding sequence ATGACGGTAATTGATCAGAAGACGGATGAGGGGCGCGCCTTTACGCCATCCCGTTTCTTACGGTTTCGCGCTCTCGCCGGCTCACGCGAGGGTGCTGCGGCGATCGAATTCGCCCTGCTTGCCATTCCCTATTTCCTGGTGATTTTCGCAATCCTCGAAACTTTCGTCGCCTTCGCCGCCGAGGAACTCGTTTCCAACGGCGTTGATACGATGAGCCGACGAATGCGAACCGGGCAGATCACCTATAATCTCGGCCGCACGACCGATATGAACCAGGCGCAATTCCGCCAGGCTTTCTGCGATGAGATCTCGATCCTGATCCGTTGCTCGGCAAGCGAAGTCGCCACGCCAAGCAAGCTCTACCTGGATGTGCAGACGTTCAGCGCGTTTTCGGCCATTCCGACGACGATCCCCAAGCTTTCCACAGACAGATATGCCGACATCAATACTGCGGCCTTCAAATATGCGCCGGGCGGCGCCGGCACGATCAACATGGTCCGTGCCTATTACCGCTGGGAAATCATCACGGATCTGGTCAGGCCCTATATCAGCACGATACGTCCCTCCGACGGTTCGATGCCGAGCCAATATCTGATCGTCGCGACCGCGGCCTTCCAGAACGAGCAGTATCCATAA
- a CDS encoding pilus assembly protein N-terminal domain-containing protein yields the protein MSSSGKTIFFAGMIAAFGVSGVSAAADDDMLRVYMDHARVLKLDRPVSKVIVGNAKVADATVADAKTIVLTGRSFGTTNLVLLDADGNAILDERILVSIDEGNTVRVYRQTERSVLSCTPNCEQHAQQAATATASP from the coding sequence ATGTCATCAAGCGGCAAAACCATTTTCTTTGCCGGCATGATCGCCGCTTTCGGTGTTTCGGGAGTTTCCGCGGCCGCAGACGATGACATGCTGCGCGTCTACATGGATCACGCGCGCGTGCTGAAGCTCGATCGCCCCGTCAGCAAGGTGATCGTCGGCAATGCCAAGGTCGCCGATGCGACGGTTGCCGACGCCAAGACCATCGTGCTGACAGGCCGCAGCTTCGGCACCACCAATCTGGTGCTTCTCGATGCCGACGGCAATGCGATCCTCGACGAACGCATCCTGGTGTCGATCGACGAAGGCAATACGGTGCGTGTCTACCGGCAGACCGAGCGCTCCGTACTGTCCTGCACGCCGAATTGCGAGCAGCATGCGCAGCAAGCAGCCACCGCGACCGCCTCACCCTGA
- a CDS encoding Flp family type IVb pilin, translating to MTKLFSRFLKDESGATAIEYGLIAALISVALITGATSLGTKIGNTFEGLSTKMDSATTAAN from the coding sequence ATGACCAAGCTTTTTAGCCGTTTTCTGAAGGACGAATCCGGCGCGACCGCAATCGAATACGGCCTGATCGCCGCTCTCATTTCCGTGGCGCTCATCACCGGCGCAACGAGCCTCGGCACCAAGATCGGCAACACGTTCGAAGGTTTGAGCACCAAGATGGATAGCGCCACTACGGCGGCCAACTAA
- a CDS encoding A24 family peptidase: MIAAAVFVILPLCLAIAAFSDLFTMTIPNRISLILVFSFLALAPFSGLGLQAIGMHLAAGAIVFAACFALFAFNVMGGGDAKLLSATALWFGLNQSLAFLMTDVAAVGGLVTLLILLVRTQTNTILAIGLPVPNSLLLAKKIPYGIAIAIGGFMAFPSSPLFLAALESLK, from the coding sequence ATGATCGCAGCTGCAGTCTTTGTAATACTGCCACTCTGCCTCGCCATCGCGGCCTTTTCGGATCTCTTCACCATGACGATCCCGAACCGCATTTCCCTGATCCTTGTTTTCTCTTTCCTCGCACTGGCGCCGTTCTCGGGCCTCGGCCTGCAGGCAATCGGTATGCATCTTGCCGCCGGCGCGATCGTCTTTGCCGCATGCTTTGCCCTTTTTGCCTTCAATGTGATGGGCGGCGGCGACGCCAAGCTGCTGAGCGCCACAGCGCTCTGGTTCGGTCTGAATCAATCCCTTGCATTCCTGATGACCGACGTCGCAGCGGTCGGCGGCCTCGTCACCTTGTTGATCCTGCTGGTGAGAACGCAAACGAACACGATCCTCGCCATCGGGCTGCCGGTGCCGAACTCTTTGCTGCTCGCCAAGAAGATCCCCTATGGCATCGCGATCGCGATCGGCGGTTTCATGGCCTTCCCTTCCTCGCCGCTTTTTCTCGCCGCACTGGAAAGCCTGAAATAA
- the cpaB gene encoding Flp pilus assembly protein CpaB has translation MKPARLIILAVAVVAAGLAGLLAMRMAGSGGVVTQVRSVVEKEPTVNVLVSSANLPVGARLDDKLVHWMAWPQGGVVQGLITEADKPDAIKDLQGAVVRLPIFEGEPIRPEKLADSSSRILSSLLPAGKRAVATEISVATGAGGFILPNDRVDVIMVRKGTEAAKLITETVLSNVRVLAIDQQIQEKDDGSKSVVGTTATLELTPDQTKVLAVAQQMADRLSLALRSVADAQEQDTSAADYLLSGDNGSAIIQVIKSGAIVTDASAAPKAE, from the coding sequence ATGAAACCGGCCCGCCTTATAATCCTAGCTGTCGCCGTGGTGGCAGCCGGCCTCGCCGGCCTCCTGGCAATGCGCATGGCGGGCAGCGGCGGTGTCGTCACCCAGGTCCGCTCGGTCGTCGAGAAGGAACCGACCGTCAACGTCCTCGTTTCGAGCGCCAATCTGCCGGTCGGCGCAAGGCTGGACGACAAATTGGTGCACTGGATGGCCTGGCCGCAGGGCGGCGTCGTCCAGGGCCTCATCACCGAAGCCGACAAGCCGGATGCGATCAAGGATCTGCAGGGCGCCGTCGTGCGTCTGCCGATCTTCGAGGGCGAACCGATCCGGCCGGAAAAGCTCGCCGATTCCAGCAGCCGCATCCTCTCCTCGCTGTTGCCGGCCGGCAAGCGTGCCGTCGCGACCGAGATATCGGTGGCAACAGGTGCCGGCGGTTTCATCCTGCCGAATGACCGCGTCGATGTCATCATGGTCCGCAAGGGCACCGAAGCCGCCAAGCTCATTACCGAAACCGTACTGAGCAATGTTCGCGTTCTCGCCATCGACCAACAGATACAGGAAAAGGACGACGGCTCGAAATCGGTGGTCGGCACGACCGCGACGCTCGAGCTCACCCCTGATCAAACGAAGGTTCTCGCTGTCGCCCAGCAGATGGCGGACCGGCTGTCGCTCGCGCTGCGCTCGGTCGCCGATGCGCAGGAGCAGGATACAAGTGCCGCCGACTATCTGCTGAGCGGTGACAACGGCAGTGCGATCATCCAAGTCATCAAATCGGGCGCCATCGTCACGGATGCCAGCGCAGCACCGAAGGCGGAGTAA
- a CDS encoding type II and III secretion system protein family protein codes for MGNSTRRAGPLLTGCLWLAIGVAGIVPTSFSPLLGAGEAHADSDSLVRISQTGPNAHRRLKLGLNKAVVVDLPDDAHDILVSDPTMADAVTRTSRRIYLFGKKVGQTNIFVFGAGGQEIVNLDIEIERDVSGLEVNLRRFIPDSNINVEIVSDNIVLTGTVRTPQDATQAADLAQVFLKGGEATTRTETASGTGGDSSVALFAENRQASQVVNLLQIEGEDQVTLKVTIAEVRREVLKQLGFDNLVSNSSGITVAQLGSPSADSATSTVGGGLAALFKSSIGKYDISTYLNALEQAKVVKTLAEPTLTAISGQAATFNSGGQQLYSTTDSNGNVTVVPFNYGINLAFKPVVLSSGRISLQIKTNVSEPVAGSGNATYQRRSAETSVELPSGGSIALAGLIRDNVSQTMGGTPGVSKIPLLGTLFRQKGFERQETELVIIATPYLVRPVARNQLNRPDDNFSPENDGATFFLNRVNKVYGRREAPVADAQFHGSIGFIYK; via the coding sequence ATGGGCAATTCAACGCGGCGCGCCGGACCTCTCCTGACAGGCTGCCTTTGGCTGGCAATCGGCGTCGCCGGTATCGTTCCGACCTCTTTCTCCCCGCTTCTCGGCGCAGGCGAGGCGCACGCCGATTCCGATAGCCTGGTCCGGATCTCTCAGACTGGCCCCAATGCCCATCGCCGGTTGAAGCTCGGGCTCAACAAGGCCGTCGTCGTCGATCTGCCGGACGACGCGCACGATATCCTCGTCTCCGATCCGACCATGGCCGATGCCGTGACCCGTACCTCGCGGCGCATCTACCTGTTCGGCAAGAAGGTCGGCCAGACCAATATCTTCGTGTTCGGTGCCGGTGGACAGGAGATCGTCAATCTCGACATCGAGATCGAACGCGACGTCTCCGGCCTCGAAGTCAATCTCCGCCGCTTCATTCCGGACTCCAACATCAACGTCGAAATCGTCTCCGACAACATCGTGCTGACCGGCACCGTGCGCACGCCGCAGGACGCCACGCAGGCGGCCGATCTGGCGCAGGTCTTCCTGAAGGGCGGCGAGGCGACGACCAGAACCGAGACCGCATCCGGCACCGGCGGCGATAGCTCGGTGGCGCTCTTTGCCGAAAACCGTCAGGCCTCGCAGGTCGTCAATCTTCTGCAGATCGAGGGCGAGGACCAGGTCACTCTCAAGGTGACGATCGCCGAGGTCCGGCGCGAAGTGCTGAAGCAGCTTGGCTTCGACAACCTCGTTTCCAATTCCTCCGGCATAACGGTCGCCCAGCTCGGCAGTCCCAGTGCCGACAGTGCCACATCGACGGTTGGCGGCGGTCTGGCGGCGCTCTTCAAGAGCTCGATCGGCAAATACGACATTTCGACGTATCTCAACGCGCTGGAGCAGGCCAAGGTCGTCAAGACGCTCGCCGAGCCGACGCTGACGGCGATATCGGGTCAGGCCGCGACCTTCAATTCCGGCGGCCAGCAGCTCTATTCGACGACCGACAGCAACGGCAACGTCACTGTCGTGCCGTTTAACTATGGTATCAACCTCGCCTTCAAGCCGGTCGTGCTGTCATCGGGACGCATCAGCCTGCAGATCAAGACCAATGTCTCCGAACCGGTGGCCGGCAGCGGCAACGCCACCTATCAGCGCCGTTCGGCGGAGACCTCGGTGGAGCTGCCCTCGGGCGGTTCGATCGCGCTCGCCGGCCTTATCCGCGACAACGTTTCCCAGACGATGGGCGGCACGCCCGGCGTCTCGAAGATCCCGCTGCTCGGCACGCTCTTCCGCCAGAAGGGTTTCGAGCGCCAGGAAACCGAACTCGTCATCATCGCAACGCCCTATCTGGTGCGTCCGGTGGCGCGCAATCAGCTCAACCGCCCGGACGATAATTTCAGCCCCGAAAACGATGGCGCAACCTTCTTCCTCAACCGTGTCAACAAGGTCTATGGCCGCCGCGAGGCGCCCGTCGCCGACGCGCAGTTCCACGGCTCGATCGGGTTCATCTACAAATGA
- a CDS encoding CpaD family pilus assembly protein — translation MSGARSAAMAGNRDQAMAHMIATTPRFGISKALFAMAAMSMTVLSGCAGPHDQLTTGGIPDDYRARHPIIVTEAEQTVDIPVASTDRRLTIAQRDLIRGFATNYISRASGPVYVLSPQGSPNSAAAYQLRNQVRAELVSRGIASSKIVNTSYAAAGPRDAAPIRLSFTGTTAITTQCGQWPKDISNDLTNQNYYNFGCASQNNLAAQIANPEDLVAPRGMTPIDAQRRNNAIQEYRTTTSTIEDVAGSDSSF, via the coding sequence ATGAGCGGGGCACGATCGGCAGCAATGGCAGGAAACAGAGATCAGGCGATGGCCCATATGATTGCTACAACTCCCCGCTTCGGAATCTCGAAGGCGCTTTTTGCGATGGCCGCCATGTCGATGACCGTCCTTTCCGGATGCGCCGGCCCGCATGACCAGCTGACGACCGGCGGTATTCCGGACGATTACCGCGCCCGTCATCCGATCATCGTGACGGAGGCGGAGCAGACGGTTGACATACCCGTCGCCTCCACCGACCGCCGCCTGACCATCGCCCAGCGAGACCTCATCCGCGGTTTTGCCACAAACTACATCTCGCGCGCCTCAGGCCCTGTTTACGTGCTGTCGCCGCAAGGGTCGCCCAATTCGGCAGCAGCCTATCAACTGCGCAATCAGGTCCGTGCCGAGCTGGTGTCGCGGGGGATCGCAAGCTCGAAAATCGTCAATACATCCTATGCCGCCGCCGGGCCCCGCGATGCGGCGCCGATCCGGCTGAGCTTTACCGGCACCACCGCGATCACCACGCAATGCGGCCAGTGGCCGAAGGACATCTCGAACGATTTGACCAACCAGAATTACTATAATTTCGGCTGCGCCTCGCAAAACAACCTTGCCGCCCAGATCGCCAATCCTGAGGATCTGGTGGCGCCCCGTGGCATGACCCCGATCGACGCGCAGCGGCGCAACAACGCCATCCAGGAATACCGCACGACGACATCGACGATCGAAGATGTCGCCGGCAGCGACAGTAGCTTCTAA
- a CDS encoding AAA family ATPase yields MSAIEYEIRNPSELRNADEAVRMADLENMRPLPRISVHAFCESEALQHVMERCANDRRVAKVSMRITSGGTAAAANMFSGAPTPNLIILETKANAANLLAELAPLAAVCDPTTKVVIIGYYNDIGLYRELIRNGISEYMVQPVAMPDILAAMASIFVDPDAEPLGRSIAFIGSKGGTGASTIAHNCAFGISNLFSTETILADLDLPYGTANIDFDQDPAQGIAEAVFAPDRLDEVFLDRLLTKCSEHLSLLAAPSLLDRAYDFDGQAFQPVLDVLQRSAPVTVLDVPHVWSEWTRSVLSSVDEVVIAAVPDLANLRNAKNMLDALRKMRPNDRPPHLILNQVGMPKRPEISPSDFCEPLEIEPIAIIPFDINLFGNAANSGRMISEVDPKSPTAETFSQISHIVTGRVAIRKAKKGGLLGLLKRK; encoded by the coding sequence ATGAGCGCGATCGAATACGAAATCAGGAATCCCAGCGAGCTTCGCAACGCCGACGAGGCGGTGCGCATGGCGGATCTGGAAAACATGCGGCCGCTGCCGCGCATCTCCGTCCATGCCTTCTGCGAGAGCGAAGCCCTGCAGCATGTCATGGAACGCTGCGCCAATGATCGGCGCGTGGCGAAGGTCAGCATGCGCATCACCAGCGGCGGCACCGCCGCTGCCGCCAATATGTTTTCCGGCGCCCCGACACCGAACCTCATCATCCTCGAGACCAAGGCGAATGCCGCAAACCTGCTCGCCGAACTTGCGCCGCTCGCCGCGGTCTGCGATCCGACGACCAAAGTCGTCATTATCGGATATTACAACGATATCGGGCTTTATCGCGAGCTCATCCGCAACGGCATTTCCGAATATATGGTTCAGCCCGTCGCCATGCCCGATATCCTTGCGGCGATGGCTTCGATCTTCGTCGATCCGGACGCGGAGCCGCTCGGTCGCAGCATCGCCTTCATCGGCTCGAAGGGCGGCACCGGCGCCTCGACCATCGCGCATAATTGCGCTTTCGGCATTTCCAATCTCTTCTCCACCGAGACGATCCTCGCCGATCTCGACCTGCCCTATGGTACGGCGAACATCGATTTCGACCAGGATCCGGCCCAGGGCATCGCCGAAGCGGTCTTCGCCCCCGATCGTCTCGACGAGGTCTTCCTCGACCGCCTGCTGACGAAATGTTCCGAGCATCTGTCTTTGCTTGCGGCACCCTCGCTGCTCGACCGTGCCTATGATTTCGATGGCCAGGCTTTCCAGCCGGTGCTCGATGTTCTGCAGCGCAGCGCGCCCGTCACTGTGCTCGATGTTCCGCATGTATGGTCGGAATGGACGCGCTCGGTGCTGTCGAGCGTCGACGAGGTGGTCATCGCAGCAGTTCCCGATCTCGCCAATCTGCGCAACGCCAAGAACATGCTGGACGCGCTGCGCAAGATGCGGCCGAACGACCGGCCGCCGCATCTCATCCTCAATCAGGTCGGCATGCCGAAACGGCCGGAAATTTCGCCGTCGGATTTCTGCGAGCCGCTCGAGATTGAGCCGATCGCGATCATTCCCTTCGACATCAATCTTTTCGGCAACGCCGCCAATAGCGGCCGGATGATTTCTGAAGTCGACCCGAAGTCGCCGACGGCGGAAACCTTTTCGCAGATATCGCACATCGTCACCGGCCGTGTCGCGATCAGGAAGGCGAAGAAGGGCGGTCTGCTGGGCCTCCTGAAGCGCAAGTAG
- a CDS encoding CpaF family protein, which translates to MFGKRGNEGSGKVGGAIAPPPPALAAAPAASSPSILVEPSREPARQQVTPQRKRPARTDEYYDTKAQVFSALIDTIDLSQLSKLDGESAREEIRDIVNDIITIKNFAMSISEQEELLEDICNDVLGYGPLEPLLARDDIADIMVNGAGQTFIEVGGKTIESEIRFRDNAQLLSICQRIVSQVGRRVDESSPICDARLPDGSRVNVIAPPLSIDGPALTIRKFKKDKLTLDQLVRFGAITPEGATVLQIIGRVRCNVVISGGTGSGKTTLLNCLTNYIDRDERVITCEDTAELQLQQPHVVRLETRPPNIEGEGEITMRDLVKNCLRMRPERIIVGEVRGPEVFDLLQAMNTGHDGSMGTIHANTPRECLSRIESMIAMGGFTLPAKTVREIISSSVDVVIQAARLRDGSRRITQITEVIGMEGDVIITQDLMRYEIEGEDANGRLVGRHMSTGVGKPHFWDRARYFNEEKRLAAALDAMEAKTKE; encoded by the coding sequence ATGTTTGGAAAACGCGGAAACGAAGGTTCCGGAAAGGTCGGAGGAGCGATTGCTCCACCGCCGCCGGCTCTGGCCGCCGCCCCTGCGGCCTCTTCCCCCTCCATTCTGGTCGAACCCTCGCGTGAGCCCGCACGCCAGCAGGTGACGCCGCAGCGCAAGCGCCCGGCCCGCACGGATGAATATTACGACACCAAGGCGCAGGTCTTTTCCGCGCTGATCGACACGATCGATCTCTCGCAGCTTTCGAAGCTCGACGGCGAAAGCGCCCGCGAGGAAATCCGCGACATCGTCAACGACATCATCACCATCAAGAACTTTGCGATGTCGATCTCCGAGCAGGAAGAGCTGCTCGAGGATATCTGCAACGACGTCCTCGGTTACGGCCCGCTGGAGCCGCTGCTGGCGCGCGACGATATTGCCGACATCATGGTCAACGGCGCCGGCCAGACCTTCATCGAAGTCGGCGGCAAGACGATCGAATCGGAGATCCGCTTCCGCGACAATGCGCAGCTTCTCTCGATCTGCCAGCGCATCGTCAGCCAGGTCGGCCGCCGTGTCGACGAATCGAGCCCGATCTGCGATGCCCGCTTGCCCGATGGCTCGCGCGTCAACGTGATCGCGCCGCCGCTGTCGATCGACGGGCCGGCGCTCACCATCCGCAAGTTCAAGAAGGACAAGCTGACTCTCGATCAGCTCGTCCGATTCGGCGCGATCACGCCGGAAGGCGCAACCGTGCTGCAGATCATCGGGCGTGTGCGCTGCAACGTCGTCATTTCAGGCGGCACCGGCTCGGGCAAGACGACGCTTCTGAACTGCCTCACCAATTATATCGACAGGGACGAGCGCGTCATCACCTGCGAGGATACGGCCGAACTGCAGCTGCAGCAGCCGCACGTCGTGCGTCTCGAAACGCGCCCGCCGAATATCGAAGGCGAGGGCGAGATCACCATGCGCGATCTCGTCAAGAACTGCCTGCGTATGCGTCCCGAGCGCATCATCGTCGGCGAAGTGCGCGGACCGGAGGTCTTCGACCTGCTGCAGGCGATGAATACCGGTCACGACGGCTCGATGGGCACGATCCACGCCAATACGCCGCGCGAATGCCTGAGCCGTATCGAATCGATGATCGCCATGGGCGGCTTCACTCTACCGGCAAAGACGGTGCGTGAGATCATTTCCAGCTCGGTCGACGTCGTCATTCAGGCGGCGCGCCTTCGCGACGGTTCGCGCCGCATTACCCAGATCACCGAGGTGATCGGCATGGAAGGCGACGTCATCATCACCCAGGACCTGATGCGCTACGAGATCGAAGGCGAGGATGCGAACGGCCGCCTGGTCGGCCGGCACATGTCGACCGGCGTCGGAAAGCCGCATTTCTGGGATCGCGCCCGCTACTTCAACGAGGAAAAGCGTCTTGCCGCCGCCCTCGACGCGATGGAAGCGAAAACGAAGGAATAG
- a CDS encoding type II secretion system F family protein, producing the protein MFGFDPIVLAIVALAAVSAAAVAYALLFSKIEADKKSASRINRVKSAESDRVNVKAARDRVQELSKRRKSVQDNLKDLEKRQHEKTKKTLSMKSRLVQAGLTITPAKFYLFSAIFALVLLLVAFVVGASLMVMVGIAVVAGLGLPRWVLGFLIKRRQTKFLNELPNALDVITRSIKSGLPLNDAIRLIATEGTEPVKSEFLRVIEAQQVGLSIPDACARMTIHMPLQEVNFFAIVIAIQSQAGGNLSEAIGNLSKVLRERRKMKAKVQALSMEAKASAVIIGALPFIVATLVYMTSPNYMMILFTDPRGHLIMGASAIWMSIGIFVMRNMVNFDI; encoded by the coding sequence ATGTTCGGATTCGATCCCATAGTGCTGGCAATCGTCGCCCTCGCCGCCGTCTCCGCGGCGGCGGTTGCCTATGCCCTGTTGTTTTCGAAGATCGAAGCCGACAAGAAATCGGCAAGCCGCATCAATCGCGTCAAATCGGCCGAAAGCGACCGGGTCAATGTCAAGGCTGCCCGTGACCGGGTGCAGGAGTTGTCGAAGCGCCGCAAATCGGTGCAGGACAACTTGAAGGATCTGGAAAAGCGCCAGCACGAAAAGACCAAAAAGACCCTGTCGATGAAATCCCGGCTGGTGCAGGCCGGCCTGACGATCACACCGGCGAAATTCTATCTCTTCAGCGCCATCTTCGCCTTGGTGCTGCTGCTCGTGGCCTTCGTCGTCGGTGCGTCGTTGATGGTCATGGTCGGTATCGCCGTCGTCGCCGGTCTCGGCTTGCCGCGCTGGGTCCTCGGCTTTCTGATCAAGCGCCGCCAGACCAAGTTTTTGAACGAACTCCCCAATGCGCTTGACGTCATCACCCGCTCGATCAAATCGGGCCTGCCGCTCAACGATGCCATCCGTCTTATCGCCACCGAAGGCACCGAGCCGGTCAAGAGCGAGTTCCTGCGGGTGATCGAGGCGCAGCAGGTGGGCCTCAGCATTCCCGACGCCTGCGCCCGCATGACGATCCACATGCCGCTCCAGGAAGTCAATTTCTTCGCCATCGTCATCGCCATCCAGTCGCAGGCCGGCGGCAATCTGTCGGAAGCGATCGGCAATCTATCCAAGGTGCTGCGCGAACGCAGGAAGATGAAGGCCAAGGTCCAGGCGCTCTCGATGGAAGCCAAGGCGTCGGCCGTCATCATCGGGGCTCTGCCCTTCATCGTTGCGACCCTCGTCTACATGACGTCGCCGAACTACATGATGATCCTTTTCACCGATCCGCGCGGCCATCTCATCATGGGTGCCTCGGCGATCTGGATGTCGATCGGCATCTTCGTCATGCGCAACATGGTCAATTTTGACATCTAG